TGCTGAGCCAGGGATAACGTCATGAGATTTTTTGTAACAACGATGACAGGCCGCTTAATCACTAGGTAATGAGCGATACTGGTCATACAAAATGCCCGCGGTGCGGCAAGGAACTTACGGCGTCGGCGCCGGAAGGATTGTGCCCCGCCTGTCTGGCGGGATTAAATTTCGCTACAGAGACGAATCTGAGCGGCGCGGATATGAAGGACGCTCTGCCGCCGATGACGCCTGCGGAACTGGCTCCGCATTTTCCGCAGTTGGAGATATTGGAGTGTTTGGGGCGCGGCGGTATGGGGGTGGTTTACAAGGCGCGGCAGAAATCGCTGAACCGGATGGTCGCGCTGAAACTGATGGCGCCGGAGCGGGTGCAGGATGGGAAGTTCGCTGCACGCTTCGAGAAGGAGGCGCAGGCGCTGGCGGTGCTGAATCATCCGAACATCGTGACGGTGCATGACTTCGGACAGGCGGGTGGTTTCTATTTCCTGCTGATGGAGTTCGTGGATGGCGTGAACCTGCGGCAGCTCCTGCGCTCGCGTAAGCTGCAACCTGCGGAGGCTCTAGCCATCGTGCCACCGATTTGCGAGGCGCTGCAGTATGCGCATGAGCATGGCATCGTGCATCGGGACATCAAGCCGGAGAATCTGTTGCTGGCGAAAGATGGACGGGTGAAGATCGCGGATTTCGGCATCGCGAAGATATTGGGAAACCCAGCGGACAAAGACGAGAAAGCAGAAGACAAGGCAGCTGCTGATGGTGCCACACAGCACACGACGATGGGGACGCCGCAGTATATGGCGCCGGAACAGCGCGAGCATCCGCAGACGGCAGATCATCGGGCGGATATCTATTCGCTGGGCGTGGTGCTGTATGAGTTGCTGACGGGAGAATTGCCGGCGGACAAGTTGCAGCCCCCTTCACGCAAGGTGCAGATCGATGTGCGGCTGGATGAAGTGGTGTTGCGCGCACTGGAGAAGACGCCGGAGTTGCGCTACCAGACGGCGGGAGAGTTCAAGACACGGGTGGAGACGGTGACCGCAGGGAACAGTCCGTCCTCAAGTAAACACCCGACTTTAATCAAACAGGCCCGTGGCCGTTACACTTCGCCGGAGTATCTGGCCACGCCGGGGGGAGGATTTCTCAAGCACGAGGGCAAAGGAGAGCTTTCGCTTTATTCGGATCATCTGATATTTGCTGCCTCCGGGAAGCGGACCAGGATTCCTTTTGATTCATTGCGGCAACTGGCCGCTGCTCGCGGGCCCAGATGGACGAGTCCCGCGGGGCACCAATACCTCTCGCTGATCTATGACGATGGCAGCCGCAAGAGGCACCTGTTGTTCATGGCCGGGGAAGGAATCTTCAAAACCGCTGCGGATACGGAGGATGACGCGGCGGACTGGATCGCGGCGATCCAGGCAGCGGTCTTGGAGAATGGGGGCAAGGCGTTGATCGTTCCAGAAGGCGGTCCTCTTGTGGTGGCGGCTTCGCCTGGGCTGACAGCCTTCATCCTGCTCCCGTTCTTTGTTTTGGCGGTTTTCGCATGGTTGTTACCGCTTATGCCGGGCCCGCGACCGGGATCGGGGCATGATTCCAATAGGTGGGTTCATTTGGGGCCGCTGCTTGCATTATTGGCTGGAGCTGGTGCCGCGCTGCTATTTTTCTCCCGCCGTACCAGACGGACATCAGGGAAAGGCAAAGTCAATGGCAGTCAAGCCCGGGGGAACGCGTCAGAAGCGGGGACGGCATCTACGCCCCCAGCCGGTTTGGCGAAGGAAAGAGCCTCTAGAAACACCAGTGTGGGGAATCATGCAGGCAAGGTGATCTTCTACGTGAGTGTGATCTTGGGGGTGCTGCTGATCGGAATGTTGCCGTTCCGTTTCAATCGTGATTCGGCCTATCTTCTTCTGGTTGGGGTTTCCCTGATGTTTTCGATTTTCGCCGGGGTGATGATGGAGAGGAGGTGGCGCCGGGCGATCACCTCACAAGATCTGAACAGCATTGAGCTATGGCAGGCGCGTTTCAAGGCGTTGTCGGTGGTGGCGTGGATATTGTCATTGCCGGTGATCGGATTCGGCATCTTCTTTCTCGTGAACGTGCTGTCTGAAAAAGGCGGATGGAATCCGGCAGTGTCCGAGGCAGTGCTGGTGCCGTTGACATGGCTGGGGATGCTATTCCTGCCGTGGGCGGGAGCGAGGTTGAGCCGTGTGGAGTCGAATCCGCCGGAGAAATCGCGGGGCAGCGGTGGCGGAGGTGCCTTCGTGTTGCGGTTGGTGATCTTCCTCGTGTTCATCGCGGTCTTCGTGAATGTGGCCTCAAAGACGCGGGAACACGCGGAGACGGACTGGCGTGAGGCACAGAAGCAGAAGCTGGCGCAGGCGATGTGGTCACCGATGTCTGAGCGCAAGATCAATGAACCTCCCTTTATCGCGCATCTGCCAGACGGCCGCCGGTTGGAACTGCTGGCGGTGCGGTTGCCGAAGACGGATAAGAGTGAGGCTTGGTGGAAACCGGATGGGTCACCTTCCATTTATGGTGGGGACGTGCAGATGGAAGGGACATTGACCTCGTCCAACGGAGTTTTGGGTTTGGTCAGGATCGAGCCGAGGTTTCAAACGCTATCAGACAATATGGCCTCCTTTCCGGATGGCTACAGGATGGTGCTTAAGAATGGTGTGCGGCAACCGACGGGTGAGCTTTCCGTGATGCACTTCGACCGGGTCGTGGGCGATGGGGAGACGGCCAGCCTGTTTGTGAGGGTGGGGGTGCGGGATTGGGACACGTTGCTGGTGATGGAGGCGGGTGTCGGAGGCTATCTGAAGGGAGGAGCCGCACGCAGACAGTGGGAGTTTTCCGAGACATCGAACGGTA
The genomic region above belongs to Verrucomicrobiia bacterium and contains:
- a CDS encoding bifunctional serine/threonine protein kinase/MFS transporter translates to MSDTGHTKCPRCGKELTASAPEGLCPACLAGLNFATETNLSGADMKDALPPMTPAELAPHFPQLEILECLGRGGMGVVYKARQKSLNRMVALKLMAPERVQDGKFAARFEKEAQALAVLNHPNIVTVHDFGQAGGFYFLLMEFVDGVNLRQLLRSRKLQPAEALAIVPPICEALQYAHEHGIVHRDIKPENLLLAKDGRVKIADFGIAKILGNPADKDEKAEDKAAADGATQHTTMGTPQYMAPEQREHPQTADHRADIYSLGVVLYELLTGELPADKLQPPSRKVQIDVRLDEVVLRALEKTPELRYQTAGEFKTRVETVTAGNSPSSSKHPTLIKQARGRYTSPEYLATPGGGFLKHEGKGELSLYSDHLIFAASGKRTRIPFDSLRQLAAARGPRWTSPAGHQYLSLIYDDGSRKRHLLFMAGEGIFKTAADTEDDAADWIAAIQAAVLENGGKALIVPEGGPLVVAASPGLTAFILLPFFVLAVFAWLLPLMPGPRPGSGHDSNRWVHLGPLLALLAGAGAALLFFSRRTRRTSGKGKVNGSQARGNASEAGTASTPPAGLAKERASRNTSVGNHAGKVIFYVSVILGVLLIGMLPFRFNRDSAYLLLVGVSLMFSIFAGVMMERRWRRAITSQDLNSIELWQARFKALSVVAWILSLPVIGFGIFFLVNVLSEKGGWNPAVSEAVLVPLTWLGMLFLPWAGARLSRVESNPPEKSRGSGGGGAFVLRLVIFLVFIAVFVNVASKTREHAETDWREAQKQKLAQAMWSPMSERKINEPPFIAHLPDGRRLELLAVRLPKTDKSEAWWKPDGSPSIYGGDVQMEGTLTSSNGVLGLVRIEPRFQTLSDNMASFPDGYRMVLKNGVRQPTGELSVMHFDRVVGDGETASLFVRVGVRDWDTLLVMEAGVGGYLKGGAARRQWEFSETSNGNLKVSTKNLMKQEGMEYSLVAIGKDGKTYRPNLIQETKATGKAWSEYEAGFDSGGMTDALKLSEVKEVRWRARTLDTVEFRNVSLKQGRITQVEVRDLGTDLRTREEAVRRDADNTKVLLGTASLIQAKADGLSWRWRVNKQRSARLLFGLTDSDLNGVLGTIVPVSLRENEVVNGDWSVEKDILLTTIKTGDSSQVKLEEKSISPLARFQQAASVGTTLESWQQITSQTQPITLSSTYYQTLWEAEVVRFSADGKTRSPRRLRVVVRLADPDEAENIEVLQDSDPVKEVRAIENKGIVSMGQAMDTASKSIALRSVTNSSGAISLMSRTALLPGEILQPVLRFEDGRLEPGSVTYFVIKRERSDYDTLSLTWQPFPGLAPELELAAVEQIRERWTSNNIILPPGQASRVFTVTNAEGVLIHGEVNFKRSHSVVGETNAAASLVFEKTSGFGQSLMLHFYNGSIPEGYKLVANGVIPESLSGDTHTHVSKGIHGQMGTFSWSLRPRRSLTRDELLQRGGFMGAGGFAEEAARQINNRGAKGPIVVRPGKPIELFSVTNSAGEVFKGSLELVGNKP